In Cydia pomonella isolate Wapato2018A chromosome 12, ilCydPomo1, whole genome shotgun sequence, the sequence TAATTATTGGTATAACCAGTTATTGAAGGAATATCAATCCTTTTTTATCTAGTTATGATtcactttttaattaatttaaaaaaaaaatttttctcaaaaatgtcTGTGTCTTTATTTATGTATCTTCAGGATGCCTGGGCCAATTTAAAAGTTGGTCCCGCTATGAATTGATATGGTATGCTGAAGAAATCAAAGGAACTCTTTATATATTATTGGAACAACTATAGCAATTTGGATATCTTTATAGtatttgacaaccggtctggcctactgggtagtgaccctacttataaagctgatggtcctgggttcgaatcccggtaaggacatttatttgttagaTGAACACATATTTATTCCTAAGTCATTGGTGTTTCCAATGTATagaagtatgtatttatctatataattatgtatatactgttgcctagtacccatagaaCAAGCTCTGCTCAGTCTGGGGCTAGGTCAATCTTtgtaagatgtcccctaatattttttttttctctctttatttattatcatgcaTTTGCTCTGAGAATATAACAAGTGCCTATTTTACCATGCTGACACTGTCAATTATCTGTACAGTTCCCGGTCCATGAAATGAGTAATGACTGTACCTAGtattaatgtttatttgttagAGCAGCAATATATGGTGAATTGTCACCGTAAAACAGGGGCCAGGGGATACGGAACTTCTGATGAACACTATTAAATAATAGCAGCTGTTTTCTTAATGATTATTTATGCGATAGATTCTTTAATAATGATCATGACTCACTATTTGAAATTGCAAATCCACATCACAGCTATCTTTAACAAttatatttcagtatttatttttatcaaccaTGTTCTATCACATGTTGTCTTTATCTCTATGAGTCATTTGTTGTGAGATATATTAGTTATGCCAGGTTGTGATTGATGTgacaattgaaaatattgatatgtTAGTACTTAGCAGAAACCCTGAGACAATACCAGAATGTACAAgttcatatatatatttgtatctaTACCTGTACAGTCTCGTATAATAATATCATTCATAATGATTATTTTCTTATGTCTGTACTAATAGTATTGTGCCAgatatttttacacactttGTTGTGCAAGATATTATTGTCACAACAACAAATAAGGTTTTTGCACAAAGTAcctaatgttaaatatttaatttatgcaAATTGCATTTACCTGTTAGACTTTGCTCCAGTCAATGACTTGAGCAATTAATATTGATTTGATTCAGTTTATAATTAAGATGCTTAATTCATTAGAGAAATTCGATCAAGTAAATGCCATTGCTGACTAAGATAATTTAGATAATATATTTCTTTACATTATTACTTTCTACATTTCTTTAGTAAGTTATAATACAAAATCATATAAAAGTATATAGTAACATATGTATGATTCCCACCGACTGGCTGAAGTCTGCCGCGACTCTAATACATTATTACTACATTTCATATTTTGCCAGATTCCACTTCACAAAATGTAATTGTACtattaccaataaatattaatttaatgaagGACTTCATAATAAATCACAACTTTTGGTTTAGTTTTGagtaaaagtgtaaaaataaaatctttcaGTATGTTTGGtaataatgttttgatattccgtgaaactgGGAAGATTCGGCGTGCCGTGTCGGTCCAAGGGCATATGTAATAAGCATTAATGTCAATAAGAAGTTAACTTAAGTgacattacaatacaattagAAATCAACCTTATCAATACTGCTTATGAGGTTGAATTCTAATTGCTTGTTGATTTAACAATTAACAATATTGTGATACTTATAAGGACCTCACATTTAAAATGTTCttaatcaaattattgtatGTACAATTTGTAAAAACgtttgtttttgtaatgttttttgaaatattttattccgTTAAGAAGCTATCTTTATATATTTAGCATTTAAGAGGAGACAGTAATTCTCATTTTCTAATTTACCAAATCATTACTGAGGAGTATATCTACAATATACATCTGTATGTCTCTGTCAGATCTGTCTGGCGGGCAAATCTGCCGATGAATGACGGGAATATAAGATGTATCTGACATCTGTCAGATTAATCTGGCAAACACATCTGCTATATCTTTGTAGCTTTtataatctcatacaaaaactCATACCATATCtatatgtatgttaatttgtattccttataagtgtatgtttattcactgtaattgtgtgtgtgaatgtaggcttcataacgttttAGCAACATCTACTTTTTCGactaacttctctatttccgctccccaaaggttgtctggaagagatcgctctttagcgttAAGACCCCCTGTTGTCTGGCTCTACATTTAATGAATTGTTTCTTTCCTTGTATCtgtttactgaggtgtgccaataaagagtattctatctatctatctatctaccatTCAAAAGTTTGGgatcaaatcaaattatttttatcaattattttgattagtattttttaagtgGTCACACCACTATAGATATACAAAATCATAAACTCAATTAAATGCCATATATTGAAGAACGACGACGGATCGCTGCTAATACGATTGCTGATCATTGCAGGCGCGCCcccgcagccgcagccgcaggcgggcggcgcgccgtaCCCGCAGCCGcaggcgggcggcgcgccgtaCCCGCAGCCGcaggcgggcggcgcgccgtacccgccgccgccgccgccgccgcccggctACACGCCGtacggcgccgcgccgcccaaCACCACCTACTTGCCCAACTACGGCGCCACCACCGTCATCATCCCGCCACAGGTACGAAACTTTCTCCGCATCTTACAGATTTCTCAAGGACTATTTTTGGTACCTAATCTAGTTCCAGAAATTAACTTTAGACTATTGGAATTACTCTAGTTTACGTCCAGGTACTTACTTATGATGTGTTCCTTCACTGAGCAATGTGCAATtggtaaatgtcaaataatagtTTGTAAGTTCCGAGAAACTTATTGGTACCCGCCGGCATTTGAACCCCTAACCTCCGGCTTGAAGGTTGATCACTTTACTGCTTGAGTAGTTTATGCATTAATGTGCCAGATGCCTTCTTATCCGCATATCTTAACCGCAGGTTTAACGTCAACGATAAATCAATCCGTCACAAACCACAGATTAACATAcacctacgtgcatatgcataaagttcaatttcagtttagacacttcggtgacgtggcgtccgagtgacagcttttgtgtttgactaggcgtcgaaaaggttaaaggcGCGTACCTACTTACGTTATTTCATTTCTGtgacaggttaacataaaacagacaaatcaaaacaaaaaaaaaattatgtacaaaatgtTATGATGAGAATAGCGGGTCACTCTGGTCCTCAAAAGTCGACATTTGACAATCCATAAAACTTGACACCAACCTCACTAATTTCTTGAGCTGTTAGACTAGGGGGCAGGATTTTTATCTTAACATTACACATCTAATACAATAAATGAGCCTTCCGCTAATGTAACATGTTCCTAAAACTTGGTTTTAAtgagtaatattatattttccaGATAATCGCCGTGAACGCATGCCCGGCTTGCCGCGTGGGCATCCTGGAGGACGACTTCACGTGCCTCGGCATCCTGTGCGCTATCTTCTTCTTCCCCCTCGGGATATTGTGCTGTCTCGCTCTCAAGAACCGACGGTGCTCGAATTGCGGGGCTATGTTCGGGTAATTCTGTGGTAGACAAGATACACAATAATTAATTGACGTCAATCGAAAAGTAACTTGTATCGGGTTGCGAACAAAAACTTATGTGatcatttttatacattattttaaactCGCGGAGTAGAGTCTAAGTTACATAGTAGACGCGTATCGCACGCGcgtttttaaacaaaatgtatggaaaatgaAAAGGAACTTATAGCTGGTTCGCGTTAAAAATGCagtaaaatcataattttccGCTGGCGTAGCCACGCTAGTAACCAATCAAACGTTCTTAATCAGAAAGTCAAGTTTACAGTAACCAGTTGAAGGCatattttctaattaggaatgattTGATTGGTTACGAGCATCGCTAGGCCGGCGGACAATGATGATTTGACTGCATTCATAAAGCGAACGAACTATAgaggttttttttacattgtaagtATTTGGCTGGGACTCAAGGGGTTAAGTTTCTTTTGGCGTTTGCTATAAACGATCCTCACTGGACTAAAACTGTCCATAGATCAACGTAAGGGCGTTGTGGTGACAGGTTCCAAGTGACAGGTTCAGATTGTGGTTTATCTTCCTTACTTACCCATCTGCTATCTTCCCATTTATTAATTCACTTAATAAACATATTCAAACGgaaacaacattaaaaatacagccaaaaaaatatgatgagCAGGGttctcgttaataaatttgatTCTCgaagaaattgttttaaatttgtaaagTGGAATTTAGAAACTCACCTGTCATTTGGAATCATTACACTGCAACGCCATCTGCGTTCAGTTTTGCGCAATTTACCTCATTTTATGTGAGTCAGGATAAAAGGACACTCTTTTATAAGCGAATCGGTTTTTCTTTGACAAAATAGTAGGTATCGAAAGAGTTAAAAGCGGATCGAGACATGGGCgatataagaataaaatataaatatatttcaaaaaatgCCCTGAAATGTATACTTAACAATAATGATGATCCATCCAGCGTCcctttggttaaaaaaaataccaatcttatgtaataataataactgtacAGATAATTTGACATATTCATATTTCAATGAGCTTTTTGCACAAAAGGGACAAAATGTGACATAGAAATGTTCAATTTCACTACGTAAGGTTTGGAGAAAACAGACTGACATTTAAAAACTTTGTTTTACCAATGTTATGATTTCGAAAATATTCAcatcaaaatattataatttgaacATTTTCAATATGCTGTGACAATatgaattaaaaactaaacataccaAACTACAAGTAGGTGAATAGTACTACCGACTtgcatagaaaaaaaaaaaacgtagaaCTGTTAAAAAGTCTGTGACTTGAAACAGCTAATGACGAAATATTACTGAGCAATTGATATGATACCGATGGTTTAGGGAGGTTAAAGTAAAAATTGAAGCGACATTTAAACAGAGTTCAATTCAGCTACAGTTTgttttgcattagaaagaaggtaagtgaTCTTGACGTgcctttttattcaaaaacgcctttgaaaaataaactaactattgtggcccAGATCATTGCATcaccaaagagggtcttggcctccaaaacgagagaacgccacctgtcccgatcctgtgccatttcctgccagttatcggctttgagttggcacagatccgcctgtacactgtcgctcccgCGGTATCGGGCCCGACCCGtcggacggcgaccagtcgctCGTCCCAAagaagctctcttaacaccccgatcctcacccatccccagtaaatggccgaaccagcgaagtctgtggcatttcgtttcgccgatgatattgggttcggccactaactcctcgatttcggcattcttacggatcctccaggtgccgtcatctcttgataggtcccaggatcttccgtaacacctttctaccaggagctgactctcttctttcagtgttagtgtccaagcctcGCAGCCGTACATAaggattggtcttattatagttttatatatcCGTAACTTAGTATTTCTACTGAGAAGGTTGGACGCCTACACCTTATGGAGGGCTGCGCTGCATCGCAGGGCGTTTTGGATGCGTATATTGATCTCCTCCTCtctgaaaaataagtcacgtgAGTACACGGCAAATATCTGAAATGCGAGGCGTTAGGGGTAGTAATTGATACTCAGGAGCTCGGTTCAATACTAACTGCTTCATTCAAGATATACAGGGTTTATATAGTAGTCATCTACGTGTACTGACATTTAGATGACATGTAACAAAtgcataaattattattattcaagtcCTTCAATTAGGTCGTAACCTTTGCATACGTCGAAACTCTACATAATGCCTGCAGTacatatgtaacaattataaattatatacgattatttacattcttttgatTTCATAAGCAtttctcattaaaaaaaaggcgttttgcaataatttctaagaaaaaaacatcaAGATTGTggaccttttttctaatgcaaaaaaacgaACTCTAGCTACTTATTCGAAAATATACACGTGTAAAGGCTGTTTACTCAGTTTTTTATGCAGTTGGCTAAATTTAGCCGTGACTAAAAACCGCTTTAACAGGGTTTGGGtttacaaaaactttttatCTTATAGAACTAAGTTCTGAACCTAAATAAAACATTGAGATAAATGTCCATCACAGTACCCGCGCAGGTCACCATTAAGTCATTTTTAACCCTTTCACCGCCAAAGACAAGTCACGCACGAGGCTACAGCCCGGCGCGGGCCGCCGCGCGTGCGGCGCCCGGGGCCGCGGCCTGCGAGGGGTTCATTGAGACCACGGTAGGGTGTCCTGTAAAAAAGAATGTGGTCTAACTATGGCGGAGAATATAAACGCAGACGTACATTTctgatattatatattattcctTCAATCAGCAAGATTACAAATATCGACCTCTCTTGATGGTTGCCACCTTCTGAATCCCCGTCTGCAGATCTTTTTTCATCTGGctgggcgatagttctgaacaCAAATCTATAACTGTTACAAGTTATCTTCAAGaatactgtgaaggtttccaacctccACAGTCCCCTATTGGGTATTAGAATTTCAAGCACTAGGACGtttatcttattaatatttattgtcaCTTCAGCTTGACCTGTTTATATAAATCTTAACGTATTTTGTCAAGTTTAGTTGTAAGTAATTGAATTAATATTCCGCTGTCGATTATGTTTTGTAAGTTTGAGCAATATTATCTACTAGTATTAAAATTGGTTTCCTACTAAGGAATATTTACTGGAATATTCAAAGGTATATTTGAGTCCAGTTTTATCAGAAtttgatttattattgattaggaaaaaaaaacataaaattgtttGAGAATAAAATGGCCAGTATCACCTCTAAACATTTGGCCATTTTGCAGAGACAGGGATATAGTAAAAACTGGTAATGTCCATATAAAGTGatttttccatagtaaaatcaatttaaCCACTACATAGAGCGGCCAAGCGTTGAGGAAAACACAACAATATGAGACTGTACCTCTCTAAAGAGATGCCGTCTACATCACAAGACACTTAGAGATTagtggcgttattcataaatgcaTTACtagcctgaattagctatgaatcgtttgtttttatctgtcattttgagtTTTGTATTTGccagaaagggataaaacataatttaactaattcacACTCGTAAAAGTTCATAAAagttttttatgaataaggaggtagGTATTTAGAGATTGTCTATATTTCCCTCTCTGCTTTGCGTTAAGTATAGTAATATAGTTTATGATTTTAAGGAGTTTTTAGGATTCGTGGGATATTGCCCTTAATTCGCCATAAGGACGTGTGCCTTCTACATAATCCACCAAATTGTATTGCCATTGCCTTACATGTATTTTAACCTTGAAAATAAGTACTTTCCCGGAACTATTTCATCTACACCTAGGTACGTTGGTAACTTTACAATccgtttaaattgtttacaaaTCTATCATGGAATTTTCTTAAATCTATCAGTGAATGATGGGGGAACTGAAAATGATGACAACGCTAGCCGTGGCGTGTGGACTACATTTGCTATTTTGACAACTGTCAAATAACAAGCGAGTCCCACAGCCGCAAGGGGGCGACACTCATGCAGACTGCCATTACTTTTAACTATTCGCCGGCAACTTTAAATGTTAATCGTGAAATCttaaaagtaatgaaatgttTTGTAATGACGACAGATGTAAAATATGACTTTTGTACTCAAAACAAGTCTCGGAACTCATTGAGTTTTGTGTTTGCTAACTGCAGATTAGTATCTTCCGTCAGCTTCGCCTTAAACTGTTACCTTACTATACATTAACctttaaatatgatttattcCTTTTTTACGTGTCTGTTTGTATCGTTTTTATTTTGGAAGTAGTATACGAAGCCCTAAGTACTGTTTAAGTAGGCACTAGTTTAAGTATGTACTGGTATCCATTATACGAAAAATGTAGTATAAGACTATTGAATTTGTAAAGATTTATAcaaataaagttgaaattcaaTATTATTCTACTTGTTTTAATGGTAATGTAGGGTAACTCTTATACAACCCTTATTGCAATAATCGATAGTTAACCAAAGGTTGAAAGGCATCCATTTCAGTCGAGGTAGTTAGGTGCTGGAATTTGTTTCCACCTAGTTGCTTATGGGACGGTGACACAGGAGTACACCACTTTTCGgcactagagcagaaacgtatcacttttgCACTTCATACTTCAACaaagacccactttcagagcatgggATATGAAAAGATATAATCTCCACCGAAGGTCCgataaccctttgaacgccacacctattatgtaaatatgtacaaCGCGTCATTATGAACCTTATCGAACCGAGCGCGGCAGTTGACGTGTTTGGCGTTTAAAAACGGACGTTCAGATTCAGACTGAACTCTGAACCAGtatattgcagcgcgacattagtGCCGTTTGCATTGCGCCGCAAATGCCAAAATTCCGGGCAGCAacatcgtttttagggttccgtagcgaATGGCAAAAAATTGAACCCTTATgaattcgtcatgtctgtctgtctgtctgtctgtctgtccatatGTCGCAgccatttttttccgaaactataagaactatactgttgaaacttggtaagtagatgtattctgtgaatcgcattaagattttcacacaaatatagaaacaaaaaacaataattcCGCACACCACCGCACTTCTCAATGTTGTTGAAGATGTCAGAAATGGCATGGAGAATTCCAGAGTAACGGTGTTGGTGCTTATCGATTTCTCCAACGCTTTTAATGCGGTTGATCATGACCTACTTGTTGCGACTCTTACACATCTGAGGGTCTCATCAAAAGCGACTGAGTGGTTCGCGTCTTACCTTTCTGACCGCGTTCAGGCTGTTAAAGCCAGTGGATGCTTATCTGCTTGGTGTGACCTGAACACGGGAGTACCACAAGGTGGGATCCTTTCTCCTCTTTTATTCTCAATCTTTATTGACCAAATCACCTCCAAAATCCGCAGCTCTTACCATTTATATGCAGATGATTTGCAACTTTACGCCCATGCTTCTGTGGAAAACGTAAATTCTGCTGTTTCCCTCATCAATGACGATCTAGTTTACATAGCTGAATGGTCCAATAGCTTTGGCATCAGTGTCAATCCGGCAAAATGTCAGGCTATTATTCTGGGTAGCCATCATCAACAAGTAAAGCTTGGTGCGGTTTCTGTCGCGCCGATTTTGTTTGATGGCACTGTTATTCCAGTTACTAAACAAGTGAAAGATCTCGGCCTTGTATTAGATTCTAGCCTTACCTGGAATGACCAAGTCTCTGAAATAAGTCGGAAAGTTTCAGGAACATTGCGTTATctctataaatttaagaattttctcccagtaggtactaagaaattacttgtgcagactctaattttgccagttattgactatgcggacgcgtgcacgactaatatctctcaggagtacctcaataagctagaccgtcttatgaataatggcatacgtttcattttcggacttcgcaaatacgaccatgtttctttttatcgccgtcagctaaattggctctccatccgtcgtcgtaggtcccttagaatcctgagtattttattctccattttgttcgagccttcctcccctggttatcttaaacgtaaattcactttcatcaccccccgtccaggatgtgaactccgttcctcccgttctctcaaactctcgattccttcacaccgtactggttttatgtctaactctttcgccgttgaggcaatccgtctctggaattccctccctctctttattcgacaagccccaagcaaacccgttttcaaacgactacttcgcaagcatcttctgtcagaagaacttaaataaggttcaccatcatgtatatgtacataattatatgtattagtctatcttttatacattatataagtagtagtatttaactatttatatatttttgatattatttgacttcacgtttaattttttccttattatttgttattattttttcctgcaccaacatacacaaatgtctctgtttgacccaatggttgactagtagagaatgccttttggcattaggttcgccatttgtacatttttctttatgtgtgcaataaagtttaaataaataaataaaataaataattttccccatacttagaactgaagggctaccgcgaaccacgttcgacgtgttgcctccctgtcacacttgtgcacgaatttacaagtgcgacagagaggcaacacgtcgaacgtggttcgcggtaggccccctgaaactcaaattttttttttcatcaaacccatacgtgtggggtttcTTGTAGTagtgcagtcggcagtaatgtcgcgctggaatactgctgcagtaatacTGGTGCTGTCTGGATCTGACCGTCACCGTAAGGGTTAAGTTTTCTTTTATGAATTATTTACCTACATACTATGTAATTTATTTCTTCTGATTGCGCTAAAAGGTCCCTACTCAGCTTGCTGGCCCGAAGTGAGTCCTAGGACACTACGTGATGCTGGTTTCAGTGAAGCCTGGTAAAACTAAATCTAGAACTAGAACTAAAAACTTACCAAACCAAACAAAAACTTGCACCATATTGAAACGGAACGGAATGTACATTTTAATACACATCGGGCCTTACGAGGTAAAGATTGTAACTTATGTATCACGTGCCCATTTAAGCGCACTGTTTCGTGCCTGCGCGTGGGCGATATTATGAACAAATAATATGTGCAGGGGGAGGGGGAGCAAATCACGTAGAAAATAATCGACTCCATCATTTTACTTATATGGACCATGATATTATGTTCCTAATGATGTAGCGTCTCTGCTACGATTAATTTCTGAAAGACATTCAACTTGTAACGCGGTAGATAGCGGGAAACTTTACAGGtgtcagtgaaatatcaaaaatactccatattttcggcccgattcgaagaatgagatacgataacgataagttctggtttagataagttctcatttagatatcgtttgtatgtcgtataattgacagaagcagctcgattcgggcaaccaataccGCCACTTTGACgtaagaaatatcgtagatagattatatagggagcgtgcatgaactgtaggaggcagtacaggagccgtcagatttgtggcgcgaggcgtaaatgtgatgttttttgttccgatgtcgcccacaagatggcagaacctactatgcacaagaaaacacgtgacgtgtaaatgtacatgtttatggttccgattcaggccacaagatggcagaccctccaacgcccacggtccctatagggatcacagcggaatcgaaataaacgtcaattttgacatgtcatttagttatcgatcttttaaagatcattgcaagatcttaaacgtgtcttaatcattcttcgaatcgccGCTAGTCTTCATATTTGATTATTGGTCCCGTGACTATTATCTGTTTATAAACCTGTTTTCAAAGTTAAAATATCTCACCCATaagtttcaaattaaataaatatctaaatttcaCCTTGGTTAATAAATTCAGGGCATATCTACAGTTAGccgaaaacttattcattgtaCCTAGGGACCTAGATATCCtagataagtaggtatattttatagcTCCCGGAATATTCTCGtttcgttaattatattaattataaacctGTTCGTGtcttaattaaattaactacAATTTCACATCTGGCAATGATACCTGGACTGGCATtcgattttttaaatctaatcttgatttgatattactCGCAGTATCATCTCGCTCTCACTAACAAGACCTGAGACGCACTGTAATGCTAGTAATGCTGAATCAATATCCATTCAAGATCACATTGTAGAAGGTTGAATGCCGCACCCGAGTCTACACCGCTTACAAAGGTAAATGAAATTCGTTAGAAGTTATTTGTAGCGCTTTGAGGGAAGTTCTCTGGAGGACTGTTAAATTAGTGTTTGATATAAGTAGTCTAGTCTCTTGGTAAGTCTAGTCTCTTCGACTTCGTGGTGGACGAGTCTATATATAAAATGCCAAATGGTATACTAAATCGTTATATTGGCGGCACATTCTTGTaacagggcctaccgcgaaccacattcgacgtgtccctgtcacacttacttacgaatttacaagtgcgatagagaggcaacacgtcgaacgtgtttcgcggtaggccctctgaattATAGAAGGAAGTATTGTTcttacgagtttttttttaatactacgtcggtggcaaacaagcatacggcccgcctgatggtaagcagtctccgtagcctatgtacgcctgcaactccagaggagttacatgcgcgttgccgaccctagcatcccccccccccctcgttgagctctggcaaccttactcaccggcaggaaaacaacactatgagcaggttctagtgttatttggctgcggttttctgtaagctggaggtacttccccagttgggctctgctctagatctggaatgacatccgctgcgctgtgccctaccacacaaagcgagatgacattcacaatgcctatacctctcttttggacgtagtagACAAAAAGATATTCTAAGTGCAAAAAGTTTAGTGGTACGACCTCTAAATCTatgctataaaacgatattGACAAGACTCGCAATGGTCAATgatatatgtagatattatgATAGAGGACTCTAACCCTTAATTTGGTACAAAAAAAGCTTCCCA encodes:
- the LOC133523858 gene encoding membrane protein BRI3-like isoform X1 — translated: MEKPTVTVTDQPPPYSATVPGAPPQPQPQAGGAPYPQPQAGGAPYPQPQAGGAPYPPPPPPPPGYTPYGAAPPNTTYLPNYGATTVIIPPQIIAVNACPACRVGILEDDFTCLGILCAIFFFPLGILCCLALKNRRCSNCGAMFG
- the LOC133523858 gene encoding membrane protein BRI3-like isoform X2, with the protein product MEKPTVTVTDQPPPYSATVPGAPPQPQPQAGGAPYPPPPPPPPPGYTPYGAAPPNTTYLPNYGATTVIIPPQIIAVNACPACRVGILEDDFTCLGILCAIFFFPLGILCCLALKNRRCSNCGAMFG
- the LOC133523858 gene encoding membrane protein BRI3-like isoform X3, with translation MEKPTVTVTDQPPPYSATVPGAPPQPQPQAGGAPYPPPPPPPPGYTPYGAAPPNTTYLPNYGATTVIIPPQIIAVNACPACRVGILEDDFTCLGILCAIFFFPLGILCCLALKNRRCSNCGAMFG